From Kineosporia succinea, the proteins below share one genomic window:
- a CDS encoding phage tail tube protein, producing the protein MANRMEHQVGIKAESSYNTPVTVDRFVPYLDGTEGNWDTRQRQGQGVMVSTRRGFRGDRRVLPIGQGEVVIKAEAGSRQFGLLLEAAAGAGTVTAITGGSLQLFTPSIPGTVMPKSYTIQLAKVRNDGTVDTETFGGCTAVSAEIECPEDDILTVQVTFDARSYQTGVPLAVASYTAASYLFDHSQGAAGVGGTLVAPTTTTLASGLTPFGAIRSWKLEWEQNADIERWVLGGRNQPTVGILEPEFTADVEYNDTTLRTAYLAGTGLPVTVTHTTTEVVGSGNSQLQVAIPQLFLESPVTPGMADETAVVGITGKVTYNNTHDLFYIGYRTADTAL; encoded by the coding sequence ATGGCCAACAGGATGGAACACCAGGTCGGCATCAAGGCCGAAAGTTCTTACAACACGCCGGTTACCGTTGATCGGTTCGTGCCGTACCTCGACGGCACCGAGGGCAACTGGGACACCCGGCAGCGCCAGGGCCAGGGCGTCATGGTCAGCACCCGCCGTGGGTTCCGCGGCGATCGGCGCGTGCTGCCCATCGGTCAGGGCGAAGTCGTCATCAAGGCCGAGGCCGGGAGCCGGCAGTTCGGTCTGCTGCTCGAGGCCGCCGCAGGAGCGGGCACGGTCACCGCGATCACCGGCGGCAGCCTGCAGCTTTTCACGCCGAGCATCCCCGGCACCGTGATGCCCAAGTCGTACACGATCCAATTGGCCAAGGTGCGCAACGACGGCACGGTCGACACCGAAACCTTCGGCGGCTGCACTGCGGTTTCGGCGGAGATCGAGTGCCCCGAGGACGACATCCTCACGGTGCAGGTGACTTTCGACGCGCGCTCGTATCAGACCGGAGTGCCGCTGGCAGTGGCGTCGTACACCGCTGCGTCGTACCTCTTCGACCACTCCCAGGGCGCTGCGGGGGTCGGCGGCACCCTGGTCGCGCCGACCACCACCACGCTGGCCAGCGGCCTGACTCCGTTCGGTGCGATCCGCTCGTGGAAGCTCGAGTGGGAGCAGAACGCGGACATCGAACGGTGGGTGCTGGGCGGTCGCAACCAGCCGACTGTGGGCATCCTCGAGCCCGAGTTCACAGCCGACGTCGAGTACAACGACACGACCCTGCGCACGGCATATCTGGCCGGCACCGGCCTGCCGGTCACCGTCACGCACACCACTACCGAGGTCGTGGGATCCGGCAACAGCCAGCTGCAAGTGGCGATCCCGCAGCTGTTCCTCGAGAGCCCGGTCACGCCAGGGATGGCGGACGAGACGGCAGTCGTCGGCATCACCGGCAAGGTGACCTACAACAACACCCACGATCTGTTCTACATCGGCTACCGGACCGCGGACACGGCACTCTGA